Proteins encoded by one window of Gambusia affinis linkage group LG17, SWU_Gaff_1.0, whole genome shotgun sequence:
- the spag8 gene encoding sperm associated antigen 8 isoform X2: protein MAEEPVDKEIYTRGILKDNWVEEKAVAALNIDDKKKSVRLNGHEGLITINRGCKMETLSLFGASYIPLPRPEGKVKGVRKELLEKHLSQLIREKILADMKPEEVQPDYSTTQQRHFCAPGFIPSRPKPSTDHDYRNEEAITFWSDNYQKIQRVSPIKNPNAPFKKSSLFSTRIPDRLDVDEEP from the exons ATGGCCGAGGAGCCGGTCGACAAGGAAATCTACACTAGAGGAATACTGAAGGACAACTGGGTGGAGGAG AAAGCAGTGGCTGCTCTCAACATCGATGACAAGAAGAAGAGCGTCCGGTTGAACGGACATGAGGGGCTCATCACCATAAATCGAGGATGTAAAATGGAGACTTTATCTCTGTTCGGTGCTTCTTACATCCCTCTGCCGCGTCCAGAAgggaaggtcaaag GCGTCAggaaggagctgctggagaaacATTTATCCCAGCTGATACG AGAGAAGATTCTGGCCGACATGAAGCCGGAAGAAGTGCAACCGGACTACAGCACCACTCAGCAGAGGCATTTCTGCGCTCCGGGATTCATCCCCAGCAGACCGAAACCGTCGACG GATCATGATTACAGAAACGAGGAGGCCATCACGTTCTGGAGCGACAACTACCAGAAGATCCAG CGTGTGTCGCCCATCAAGAACCCAAACGCTCCTTTCAAGAAGTCGTCTCTGTTCAGCACCAGGATCCCGGACCGGCTGGACGTTGATGAGGAGCCCTGA
- the spag8 gene encoding sperm associated antigen 8 isoform X1: MAEEPVDKEIYTRGILKDNWVEEKAVAALNIDDKKKSVRLNGHEGLITINRGCKMETLSLFGASYIPLPRPEGKVKVCVSFGGAGVRKELLEKHLSQLIREKILADMKPEEVQPDYSTTQQRHFCAPGFIPSRPKPSTDHDYRNEEAITFWSDNYQKIQRVSPIKNPNAPFKKSSLFSTRIPDRLDVDEEP, from the exons ATGGCCGAGGAGCCGGTCGACAAGGAAATCTACACTAGAGGAATACTGAAGGACAACTGGGTGGAGGAG AAAGCAGTGGCTGCTCTCAACATCGATGACAAGAAGAAGAGCGTCCGGTTGAACGGACATGAGGGGCTCATCACCATAAATCGAGGATGTAAAATGGAGACTTTATCTCTGTTCGGTGCTTCTTACATCCCTCTGCCGCGTCCAGAAgggaaggtcaaag tttgtgtttcatttggtGGCGCAGGCGTCAggaaggagctgctggagaaacATTTATCCCAGCTGATACG AGAGAAGATTCTGGCCGACATGAAGCCGGAAGAAGTGCAACCGGACTACAGCACCACTCAGCAGAGGCATTTCTGCGCTCCGGGATTCATCCCCAGCAGACCGAAACCGTCGACG GATCATGATTACAGAAACGAGGAGGCCATCACGTTCTGGAGCGACAACTACCAGAAGATCCAG CGTGTGTCGCCCATCAAGAACCCAAACGCTCCTTTCAAGAAGTCGTCTCTGTTCAGCACCAGGATCCCGGACCGGCTGGACGTTGATGAGGAGCCCTGA
- the pmchl gene encoding pro-melanin-concentrating hormone, like, translating into MRRSLLSVTFAAALFLNCNAIPMGKTEDGSLEQEVFASILNDEAMEGDADLASATRARASKVIVIAADPMIWRDLKVLQNGMSVYKRRADDSNQVGEHGDGGQQQSIPILRRDNMRCMVGRVYRPCWEV; encoded by the coding sequence ATGAGGCGATCCCTTTTGTCCGTCACTTTTGCTGCCGCTCTCTTCCTCAACTGCAACGCGATACCAATGGGAAAGACTGAAGACGGGTCGTTGGAGCAAGAGGTCTTCGCCTCCATCCTAAACGACGAGGCGATGGAGGGCGACGCGGACCTGGCCTCGGCGACCAGAGCGCGGGCGTCCAAGGTGATCGTCATCGCCGCCGACCCGATGATCTGGAGGGACCTGAAGGTTCTGCAGAACGGCATGTCCGTCTACAAACGGAGGGCCGATGACAGCAACCAGGTGGGCGAGCACGGAGACGGCGGCCAGCAGCAGAGCATCCCCATTCTGAGGAGGGACAACATGAGGTGCATGGTGGGACGGGTGTACCGGCCCTGCTGGGAGGTCTAG